One Streptomyces sp. NBC_00554 DNA segment encodes these proteins:
- the yaaA gene encoding peroxide stress protein YaaA, with translation MLVLLPPSEGKAPSGRGTALKLESLSLPGLTEARQAVLDELVELCVGDEEKAREVLGLSEGLRGEIAKNTELRTAGARPAGEIYTGVLYDALDLASLDPAAKRRAGRSLLVFSGLWGAVRVTDRIPSYRCSMGVKLPALGALGAYWRTPMAAALPEAAGDGLVLDLRSSAYTAAWKPKGEVAERTATVRVLHSQLVNGVEKRSVVSHFNKATKGKIVRSLLMAGAAPKTPAKLVEALRDLGYAVEVAAPGKAGRPWALDVVVTEIH, from the coding sequence GTGCTCGTGCTGCTGCCGCCCTCCGAAGGCAAGGCGCCCTCCGGCCGGGGAACCGCGCTGAAGCTGGAGTCGCTGTCGCTGCCGGGACTCACCGAGGCGCGTCAGGCGGTCCTCGACGAGCTGGTCGAGCTGTGCGTCGGCGACGAGGAGAAGGCCCGCGAGGTGCTCGGGCTGAGCGAGGGCCTGCGCGGCGAGATCGCCAAGAACACGGAGCTGCGGACGGCGGGCGCGCGCCCGGCCGGGGAGATCTACACGGGGGTCCTGTACGACGCCCTGGACCTCGCCTCCCTCGACCCGGCGGCCAAGCGGCGCGCGGGCCGCTCCCTCCTCGTCTTCTCCGGCTTGTGGGGCGCGGTTCGGGTGACCGACCGGATCCCGTCATACCGCTGCTCGATGGGCGTGAAGCTGCCCGCGCTGGGGGCGCTGGGCGCGTACTGGCGTACGCCGATGGCCGCCGCGCTCCCCGAGGCGGCCGGCGACGGCCTCGTCCTCGATCTGCGGTCCTCCGCGTACACGGCCGCCTGGAAGCCGAAGGGCGAGGTCGCCGAGCGGACCGCGACCGTGCGGGTGCTCCACTCGCAGCTCGTGAACGGGGTCGAGAAGCGGTCGGTCGTCAGCCACTTCAACAAGGCGACCAAGGGGAAGATCGTGCGCAGCCTGCTCATGGCGGGGGCTGCGCCGAAGACTCCGGCGAAGCTGGTGGAGGCGTTGCGGGATCTCGGGTACGCGGTGGAGGTGGCGGCGCCCGGGAAGGCGGGCAGGCCTTGGGCGCTGGACGTGGTGGTGACGGAGATCCACTGA
- a CDS encoding RNB domain-containing ribonuclease — translation MPRRRIRVTGAAEAPLRAALRALRTELDVPESFPPEVLEEAARPPRLPARDATDIRLFTIDPPTSNDLDQAMHLSRRERGFRVRYAIADVAAFVAPGGALDAEAHHRVTTLYFPDEKVPLHPARLSEGAASLLPDQTCPAVLWTIDLDADGRTETVDVHRALVRSRAKLDYAHVQRRIDDGTAEEPLALLKVVGLLREGLEVERGGISLNVPEQEIVEKDGTYELAYRAPLPADGWNAQISLLTGMAAADLMLAHGTGVLRTLPAAPDGAVGRLRRTAKALHIEWPHHVSYARLIRSLDPHRPHHAAFLQECTTLLRGAGYTVFRDGVLPEVTSHAAVAAPYAHCTAPLRRLADRYASEICLAAVAEQSPPDWVLAALAELPKEMADGTRRQGTVERECVDIVEAALLKDRVGEVFDGCVVDVQEREPTVGTVQLESPAVFARLVGGPAPLPLGERLRVRLTQADPGAAKVRFAPA, via the coding sequence ATGCCTCGCCGTCGCATCCGTGTCACCGGCGCAGCCGAGGCCCCCCTGCGGGCCGCCCTGCGCGCACTGCGTACCGAGCTCGACGTGCCCGAGAGCTTCCCGCCCGAAGTGCTCGAGGAAGCCGCGCGGCCACCCCGCCTGCCCGCCCGCGACGCGACGGACATCCGCCTCTTCACGATCGACCCGCCGACCTCCAACGACCTCGACCAGGCGATGCACCTCTCACGCCGCGAGCGAGGCTTCCGCGTCCGGTACGCCATCGCCGACGTCGCCGCGTTCGTCGCACCCGGCGGCGCCCTGGACGCCGAGGCCCACCACCGCGTGACGACCCTGTACTTCCCCGACGAAAAGGTCCCGCTGCACCCGGCCCGGCTCTCCGAGGGCGCCGCCAGCCTGCTCCCGGACCAGACCTGCCCGGCCGTGCTGTGGACCATCGACCTCGACGCGGACGGCCGTACGGAGACGGTCGACGTCCACCGTGCCCTCGTACGCAGCCGCGCCAAGCTCGACTACGCGCATGTACAGCGGCGGATCGACGACGGGACGGCGGAGGAGCCGCTCGCGCTGCTGAAGGTCGTCGGGCTGCTCCGCGAGGGGCTCGAGGTGGAGCGGGGCGGCATCTCGCTCAACGTGCCCGAGCAGGAGATCGTCGAGAAGGACGGGACGTACGAACTCGCCTACCGCGCCCCGCTCCCCGCCGACGGCTGGAACGCGCAGATCTCCCTGCTCACCGGGATGGCCGCGGCCGATCTCATGCTCGCCCACGGCACCGGCGTCCTGCGCACCCTCCCCGCCGCACCCGACGGCGCGGTCGGCCGGCTCCGCCGCACCGCCAAGGCCCTGCACATCGAATGGCCGCACCACGTCTCGTACGCGCGACTCATCCGCTCCCTCGACCCGCACCGGCCGCACCACGCGGCCTTCCTCCAGGAGTGCACGACGCTGCTGCGCGGCGCGGGCTACACCGTGTTCCGGGACGGCGTCCTCCCTGAGGTCACCTCGCACGCCGCCGTCGCCGCGCCCTACGCCCACTGCACGGCACCACTGCGCCGCCTCGCCGACCGCTACGCCTCCGAGATCTGCCTCGCCGCCGTCGCCGAACAGTCGCCCCCCGACTGGGTGTTGGCCGCCCTCGCCGAACTCCCCAAGGAGATGGCCGACGGCACCCGGCGTCAGGGCACCGTCGAGCGCGAGTGCGTCGACATCGTGGAGGCCGCGCTGCTCAAGGACCGGGTCGGCGAGGTCTTCGACGGCTGCGTGGTGGACGTACAGGAGCGTGAACCCACCGTCGGGACCGTCCAGTTGGAGTCTCCGGCGGTGTTCGCCCGGCTGGTGGGCGGGCCCGCACCGCTGCCACTGGGGGAGCGGCTGCGGGTGCGGCTCACGCAGGCTGATCCGGGAGCGGCGAAAGTGCGGTTCGCGCCTGCGTGA
- a CDS encoding MerR family transcriptional regulator: protein MRIGELATAVGVTTRTVRHYHHLGLLPEPERRPNGYREYGLRHAVVLARIRRLTELGLGLAEVRDVLADDAGRELAEVLAELDEDLARQEEAIRERRERLRALMHEGVPPEGPVSPELTALFGEMAHGTGHGPESAMAAKDREMLALIDTTADPEDRDRLLAALRAAFAAPGAVERAHKAYALLDELADADPGDPRVDEAARALADSMPEDLLPSGDVDQDNSFLRAFFADFPPAQAEAIRRTMRMVAERQRTEGSSP from the coding sequence ATGCGGATCGGAGAACTCGCCACGGCCGTCGGTGTCACGACGCGGACCGTGCGGCACTATCACCACCTCGGGCTGTTGCCCGAGCCCGAGCGGCGGCCCAATGGGTACCGCGAATACGGGCTGCGGCACGCCGTCGTCCTCGCGCGGATCCGGCGGCTGACCGAGCTGGGGCTCGGGCTCGCCGAGGTACGGGACGTACTGGCGGACGACGCGGGGCGCGAGCTCGCCGAGGTGCTCGCGGAGCTGGACGAGGATCTGGCGCGGCAGGAGGAGGCGATCCGGGAGCGGCGGGAGCGGTTGCGGGCGCTCATGCACGAGGGGGTGCCGCCGGAAGGGCCCGTCTCGCCCGAACTGACCGCGCTGTTCGGCGAGATGGCGCACGGCACGGGGCACGGACCCGAGTCCGCCATGGCGGCGAAGGACCGCGAGATGCTGGCGCTCATCGATACGACGGCCGACCCGGAGGACCGGGACCGGCTGCTGGCAGCGCTGCGCGCGGCGTTCGCGGCGCCAGGTGCGGTGGAGCGTGCGCACAAGGCGTACGCGCTGCTCGACGAGCTGGCGGACGCGGATCCCGGCGACCCGCGCGTGGACGAGGCCGCACGGGCGCTCGCCGACAGCATGCCGGAGGACCTGCTGCCCAGCGGCGACGTGGACCAGGACAACAGTTTCCTGCGCGCCTTCTTCGCCGACTTCCCGCCGGCCCAGGCGGAGGCGATCCGCCGCACGATGCGGATGGTCGCGGAGCGACAGCGTACGGAAGGGAGTTCACCATGA
- a CDS encoding Uma2 family endonuclease: MTAMAHESLTQAEVLLEGFLALDTPEGFRAELIEGEIVVTPPPDGDHEDYIGLIVSQVIRRSTTDMQFSGNKGLKLRSGGACPKNHAIPDGTFAPEELRLYRGADSWMPCDGVAMVLEVTSTKPVADREAKRRCYARGGIPLYLLVDREASSVTLFSDPERDDYRQHCTLPFGKPLALPEPFAFELDTTDFL, encoded by the coding sequence ATGACTGCCATGGCGCATGAGTCGCTCACGCAGGCGGAGGTCCTGCTGGAGGGCTTTCTGGCCCTGGACACCCCGGAGGGGTTCCGGGCGGAACTGATCGAGGGGGAAATTGTCGTGACGCCGCCGCCGGACGGGGACCACGAGGACTACATCGGCCTGATCGTGAGCCAGGTGATCAGGCGATCCACGACCGACATGCAGTTCTCCGGGAACAAGGGCCTGAAACTGAGGAGCGGCGGCGCCTGCCCGAAGAACCACGCGATCCCGGACGGCACCTTCGCCCCCGAGGAACTGCGCCTCTACCGGGGCGCCGACTCCTGGATGCCATGTGACGGCGTTGCCATGGTCCTTGAGGTCACGTCCACCAAGCCGGTAGCCGACCGGGAGGCCAAGCGCCGCTGCTATGCCCGCGGCGGCATCCCGCTCTACCTGCTCGTCGACCGCGAGGCCTCCTCGGTGACGCTGTTCAGCGACCCGGAACGGGACGACTACCGGCAACACTGCACGCTTCCCTTCGGCAAGCCGCTCGCCCTCCCGGAACCGTTCGCCTTCGAGCTGGACACGACGGACTTCCTCTGA